CagcgagggggaggggggtgagaaCAGCCCagcgagggggaggggggtgagaaCAGCCCAGGGAGGGGGGGTGAGAACAGCCCagcgagggggagggggggtgagaaCAGCCCAgcgaggggagggggggtgagaaTAGCCCAGCGAGGGGAGGGGGGTGAGAACAGCCCAGCGAGGGGAGGGGGGTGAGAACAGCCCAGCGAGGGGAGAACAGCCCGCCATGAGAACAGCCCAGCGAGGGGAGGGGGTGAGAACAGCCCGCCATGAGAACAGCCCAGCGAGGGGGTGATAACAGCCCAgtgaggggagggggtgagaaCAGCCCAGATTCCTTGTTGTGATATAAGATGTGGTGTAGACAGTCAAGCCCAGGAATACACACGTACCTCCCAGTAGGTTAGAGGACAGGTGAAGTGGTAGAGAGCCAATCATCAGCTGgtgttctcctctctccctgtctggctcctccTGGTCCAGACTGTTACCGAACACATCCGTCCTGCTCCGCCCGCCATGAGTTACATTAAtctggtggacacacacacacacaacgtcaaGATACTGGACATAGATATGACTGAATTACACAGGCATAACTGACCATGTTTTTAACCTGTGTACCACATAGACTGTGTTAGCCTCCTGAACTAAAAGCCTTGGCATTGGCTTGGTGAGCTAaaacaagactgtgttagcctccTGAACTAAAGCCTTGGCATTGGCTTGGTGAGCTAaaacaagactgtgttagcctccTGAACTAAAGCCTTGGCATTGGCTTGGTGAGCTAaaacaagactgtgttagcctccTGAACTAAAAGCCTTGGCATTGGCTTGGTGAGCTAaaacaagactgtgttagcctccTGAACTAAAGCCTTGGCATTGGCTTGGTGAGCTAaaacaagactgtgttagcctccTGAACTAAAGCCTTGGCATTGGCTTGGTGAGCTAaaacaagactgtgttagcctccTGAACTAAAGCCTTGGCATTGGCTTGGTGAGCTAaaacaagactgtgttagcctccTGAACTAAAGCCTTGGCATTGGCTTGGTGAGCTAaaacaagactgtgttagcctccTGAACTAAAGCCTTGGCATTGGCTTGGTGAGCTAaaacaagactgtgttagcctccTGAACTAAAGCCTTGGCATTGGCTTGGTGAGCTAaaacaagactgtgttagcctccTGAACTAAAGCCTTGGCATTGGCTTGGTGAGCTAaaacaagactgtgttagcctccTGAACTAAAGCCTTGGCATTGGCTTGGTGAGCTAaaacaagactgtgttagcctccTGAACTAAAGCCTTGGCATTGGCTTGGTGAGCTAaaacaagactgtgttagcctccTGAACTAAAAGCCTTGGCATTGGCTTGGTGAGCTAaaacaagactgtgttagcctccTGAACTAAAGCCTTGGCATTGGCTTGGTGAGCTAaaacaagactgtgttagcctccTGAACTAAAGCCTTGGCATTGGCTTGGTGAGCTAaaacaagactgtgttagcctccTGAACTAAAGCCTTGGCATTGGCTTGGTGAGCTAaaacaagactgtgttagcctccTGAACTAAAGCCTTGGCATTGGCTTGGTGAGCTAaaacaagactgtgttagcctccTGAACTAAAGCCTTGGCATTGGCTTGGTGAGCTAaaacaagactgtgttagcctccTGAACTAAAGCCTTGGCATTGGCTTGGTGAGCTAaaacaagactgtgttagcctccTGAACTAAAGCCTTGGCATTGGCTTGGTGAGCTAaaacaagactgtgttagcctccTGAACTAAAGCCTTGGCATTGGCTTGGTGAGCTAAAACAAGTCTCCATGTGTCAGGCAGTTACTCATCATGTAACTGTTGTCCCAAACCAATTTCATTACACTCATACACACCTGGTGGTAGGAGCTTGGTCGGTTCCATCCGGTGTAGTGAATTTGGGGCCCACCAGGCCCAGCTGTGTATCTGAACACTGGGGTAGTGCTGCCTccagaggaggggacagggctaGAATATGCCCGGGTTCGACTCTCAGCCACGGGGCTACTCTGCCTGACACCCATGATGGCTCCTGTCCTGTTGTCCACAAAATATGAAGTCCTGTAAGGTCTGTGTGGAGTCCTGTAAGGTCTGTGTGGAGTCCTGTAAGGTCTGTGTGGAGTCCTGTAAGGTCTGTGAAACAGAAGTTCTAGCCAGTCCTCTACAGTCTCATAAAGCTTTCCAAAATCCCATCGAGGGTCAGGTGTTGAAAATGGTCCTACACactgtgcaaagtttcagataaTTGTTTATTCGCTATATCAATTTGATTATATCTGTCCCTATTCAAATAAACCATAAATAGCCTAGGAAAAATGCTGGAAACTCGATGTcacaatagagagacagagagcgcatGACTGTGTCCAGTCCAGCAGTCGTGTAGACAGCCAAAACAAAGGGAAACAGACAAAGAAATATCAGTGGTTTGAAAAGTCAATAAAAGTAACCTCCAATATAGAACGGAATTATTTTCGATGGACAAAATGCACACCCAACTCGCTGCTTCAGTTCGACGTGTATTCGTGCGTCGCAGAATTATTCCAATATTCCATGCGCTTTGGTCATGGGTGGTTTGCCGCACAACTCAACAACTCCTACACCGCGACTGACCCACTTTAGTGACTATATGCACACTTCTCGATTACAAACTGAATTTAAAATATAGGCTATTACAATCTCACGAGTGTCTAAAAGAAAGCGGCGTCGCTCTGAGTTCGAGCTGCTCTGCTGTAGTCTATCTAGTCTGCTGACTGTGATTGTTGACGAGAGAGAAGCAGGAGCTGCCCTAATGCCCTCttcctcttgtgtgtgtgtgacaggtcaAGTGACGTCAACCCCATGAGCAACAGTTGCACGGACACAGATCATTACACAGCGTTTCCAAAACGATGTCTTCACGACCCCAAGCGGTGCGTGCACGTGTTGGTCTTTGCCCGAACagtacacagctgattaaaatgatcacggcttgatgattagtttatTATTTGAATGAATGGTGTAGTGATAGGGAAAAAAACTAACCATGCAgggagtttgggaaaccctggatAGACATAGTAGGTGTTTATAAAAAGCCAGTCAGATATGACCATTAAATATGTAATATAGATTTATTTAATATGTACGGTGTATTTGCATAGAAAGTCAGACTCGTTGCTTCCTCCAACAGTTTTATTGAATACCTTCATACACACTGGAGGtcaaacagaaaacacacattAGATTAGCTTGAACAAAAAAAAGTTATAAATCATTTAAATACAAATCAAGAGACATGTTTATAGGACAAAGTAAAGACTTTAAACTATTCAGAGAGAAAGTTAAATGTATTATAGTCGCCATGttcagagatacagtgcctttagaGTAGAAAGCACTGTATTCATAGCCCTTGAaatactccacattttgttgttacagcagGGCTATTCAattcttaccctacgaggtccgaaGCCTGCTGGGTTTCTGTTCTACAGATAATTAAttacacccacctggtgtcccaggtctaaaccagtccctgattagaggggaatcacccacctggtgtcccaggtctaaaccagtccctgattagaggggaatcacccacctggtgtcccaggtctaaaccagtccctgattagaggggaatcacccacctggtgtcccaggtctaaaccagtccctgattagaggggaatcacccacctggtgtcccaggtctaaaccagtccctgattagaggggaatcacccacctggtgtcccaggtctaaaccagtccctgattagaggggaatcacccacctggtgtcccaggtctaaaccagtcccggattagaggggaatcacccacctggtgtcccaggtctaaaccagtccctgattagaggggaatcacccacctggtgtcccaggtctaaaccagtccctgattagaggggaatcgcccacctggtgtcccaggtctaaaccagtccctgattagaggggaatcgcccacctggtgtcccaagtCTAAACCAGTccccgattagaggggaatcgcccacctggtgtcccaggtctaaaccagtccccgattagaggggaatcgcccacctggtgtcccaggtctaaaccagtccccgattagaggggaatcgcccacctggtgtcccaggtctaaaccagtccccgattagaggggaatcgcccacctggtgtcccaggtctaaaccagtccctgattagaggggaatcgcccacctggtgtcccaggtctaaaccagtccctgattagaggggaatcgcccacctggtgtcccaggtctaaaccagtccctgattagaggggaatcgcccacctggtgtcccaggtctaaaccagtccctgattagaggggaatcgcccacctggtgtcccaggtctaaaccagtccctgattagaggggaatcgcccacctggtgtcccaggtctaaaccagtccctgattagaggggaatcgcccacctggtgtcccaggtctaaaccagtccctgattagaggggaatcgcccacctggtgtcccaggtctaaaccagtccctgattagaggggaatcgcccacctggtgtcccaggtctaaaccagtccctgattagaggggaatcgcccacctggtgtcccaggtctaaaccagtccctgattagaggggaatcgcccacctggtgtcccaggtctaaaccagtccctgattagaggggaatcgcccacctggtgtcccaggtctaaaccagtccctgattagaggggaatcacccacctggtgtcccaggtctaaaccagtccctgattagaggggaatcacctacctggtatcccaggtctaaaccagtccctgattagaggggaatcacccacctggtgtcccaggtctaaaccagtccctgattagagaggaatcacccacctggtgtcccaggtctaaaccagtccccgattagaggggaatcacccacctggtgtccaaggtctaaaccagtccctgattagaggggaattacccacctggtgtcccaggtctaaaccagtccctgattagagaggaatcacccacctggtgtcccaggtctaaaccagtccccgattagaggggaatcacccacctggtgtccaaggtctaaaccagtccctgattagaggggaattacccacctggtatcccaggtctaaaccagtccctgattagaagggaatcacccacctggtgtcccagatctaaaccagtccctgattagaggggaatcacccacctggtgtcccaggtctaaaccagtccctgatttagaggggaatcacccacctggtgtcccaggtctaaaccagtccctgattagaggggaatcgccCACCTGGTGTCcaaggtctaaaccagtccctgattagaggggaattacctacctggtatcccaggtctaaaccagtccctgattagaagggaatcacccacctggtgtcccagatctaaaccagtccctgatttagaggggaatcacccacctggtgtcccaggtctaattcagtccctgattagaggggaatcacccacctggtgtcccaggtctaaaccagtccctgattataGGGCAatctctgtgtgcaataatagtgtttaacgtgattttttgaatgactacctcatctctgtaccccacacatacagttagTTATCTGTAAGCTCCCTCAGTCgaccagtgaatttcaaacacagattagaCCACAAACACCAtggagaggttttccaatgtgtCACAAAGAAGGGCAGGTAGATGGCGTGAAAAAAcagacaatgaatatccctttgagcatggtgaaattattaattacactttggatggtgcacCATTGtgaaattcagtctgtaacacaacaaaatgtggaataagtcaaggggtggaTTCTGAAGGCTCTGTGTGGTTCAGTGTGGTGGAAGAAGGTGGAAGAAGGTGGAAGAAGGTGGAAGAAGGTGGAAGAAGGTGGAAGAAGGTGACTGcaggtattttatttatttatattttacctttatttaactaggcaaggggAAGAACaatagaacaaattcttattttcaatgacagcctaggaacagtgggttaactgcctgttcaggggcagaacgacagatttgtaccttgtcagctcgggggtttgaacttgcaaccttgcggttactagtccaacgctctaaccactaggctaccctgccgccccaggtagaCAGACGTCGCCTGTAGTCACAGATCCA
This genomic window from Oncorhynchus clarkii lewisi isolate Uvic-CL-2024 chromosome 32, UVic_Ocla_1.0, whole genome shotgun sequence contains:
- the LOC139392204 gene encoding E3 ubiquitin-protein ligase znrf2-like encodes the protein MGVRQSSPVAESRTRAYSSPVPSSGGSTTPVFRYTAGPGGPQIHYTGWNRPSSYHQINVTHGGRSRTDVFGNSLDQEEPDRERGEHQLMIGSLPLHLSSNLLGGFHCPVCSKFLVSDEMEIHLIMCLTKPRLAYNEDVLEKDSEECAICLDEMEQGDTIARLPCLCIYHKGCIDEWFEVNRSCPEHPSD